A window of Theileria parva strain Muguga chromosome 4 map unlocalized ctg_529, whole genome shotgun sequence genomic DNA:
TAATTCTtgagtttttaaaatgtcaTGAGGGTCAAGGGCGACTTCAATATAGTCAtcctaataataattatatactagtaaaaaatacctttagAACATTACATCCACCAGAATTATGATTAAATGAAATGTCGTTCTTTTCACCGGTATCTagaatttgtttatttCTAATTTCATCGTCAATATTATGGAAATTATTCGACTGAactgaaaaaataaaatgaaaattatgtttaCCAATGTCGGTATCAAGTTGTTGTTGTGTAACTGGAAGGTCAGTTGTGGATTTAACGTTTGTATCTGTACACATATTAATCAatgtatttaaaataaaacaaaccTAGTGGTggatttaaaatattagatGTGAGAGAATATGAGGgatatattatagttaagactaatttaatgattatataggattttaaaatagtatGAGATTtcatttacaaaatttctATAATACACGAAGAATACTAAAAGAaccatttatatattttatttatatagtaaaaataagaataatttatttaattattgataatattagttaCACATGGGGAGTGTGTACTAagatattaattattattttatttacacatttatttaaaattacactatataaataattttataaatttcatACTATTTCaatatgataatatatattaataatattgttataaACTTGTTTTCCAAACAACATCACTAGTTTCttcaaataaatttgtttttatctcaaatgtaaaatataaaatacactCACTacaaaaaatgaaatatattacaacTGTATTCTATGggtttttattatttctaatTATCGCAATTGATGTTAAGGTAAttctatatatttaatttattattatccagGCAAAACCATACGATTCaattttaagatttatACAAAGTCATTctgaagaagatgaaaatgatgaaGAACGCGATAATGACCAGGATAATGAAGGTGAAGAGAATGAAGAAGGGGAAGAACGTGAAGACCACGAAGAACCTGTTAAAGAAGAGGAAGATGAATCTCATGAAAACGAAAATGATGAGAAACCATCTACTATGATTGAGgaggataaaaataaactggAAGTAGCTGATAAACCTCTGGTGGAGGAACCTAAAAAGAATCCTTCATGGGTTGACGAAGAGGATTTAATTTCTGAATTCGAGgtatttgtaaaatactcATCAATTTCTATAGTCTTCACAATCTGAACGGGCTAAAGACTTAACAATTAAAGCACTTCAGAAACGGAGGGCTGCAAATTCACTTAGAGTTTACTGTGAAGGAATAGAACAAGAGCTCGAAAAGGCTAAGAAAAGGACCAACGGAATGAAAAGGCTTGATAAATACAAGCTAACATCACAGTTAGAGTCCAACCTTGCACGAGCTtacttattatataaacaGGCAGATTTGCTTGATGAAAAAGCTCAAGAAGCTAACAAATCCCTGGAGATATTACATTCAAATGATAAAGATAAAGTCATATTGAGaggtataataatataattttaactatgTTCAGATTGCaatatgttaaaaatcGGTCCATTATCGTATTCAAATAGGGGAGATAATGTAATTCACAAAACAAAAGAACCTTTGATGGCTAAATTAACTGGGAATTCTCTAGTTCTGTACCATAACAAACTTCCCCAATTGTAatacatttattaaattattgttatttcAGGACCTATTACATGGTTGACGTTGAAATGCCAACTAAACCTGTAGAATCCGCCTCCAGGTGCCTAACCTTCACATACAGGGGAGCAGATCAAGTGTTTTGTTCAGCCACTGAGCAATCTGCACACGGATGGATGAACGGTTTGAATACACTTTTAATATGTTTATCTTAGCAATAACAGAAGCCTGGTTTTGCAAGAATCTAGGCATAAAAGGAACACTcattaatttgaaaaaaattgAATCAAAGAAGGATGAACCaatatcattattaaaacatGCTGTTAAAGAGGATAAAAACAAGGCatgttttataaaataaccTTTCTTCAGGGCTTAATCAATATGGAAGTCTACGttgatgataataaaaaaacacACCTATTGGTTGAAGGGAAGGAAAAGCCTTTATCATCAATCTCTGATATCATCGATGTCAATCAAATAGTTAAAggtaattaaaaaaatcatttatatattaaaataatctaaTTTTACAGAGAAAAAAGAAAGTAAAAACAAAAAGGATTGATTTAATCgatttttgtaattttaaattctaatatataataacatcactatattatacacatctgtatttattatttgtttttgtattatatttttaaatttttgtaatttgtatttataaaatttatttttaatattttaaaatttaaaatattaattctgtaatatttatatatacacattgtaattttaaagatataatatgaatatttttaaatgtaatttatttttttcagaatcaaattttaacatattGAAATTATGAGAAATGGGTCCATTCGTTACATTTCAATGGAAAATTGGATGGCCTATACAGGCCCTGTGGTTGTTCATTCGAGTCCAGGAGTTAACATCATCGCCGCATCTAACGGATCTGGAAAAAGCGCTATAGTCTGTGCAATAGCACTTTCATTAGGCTttgatttatcaattttgtCAAGAGCTGATAGTATAACTTCATTCGTCAAAAGAGGGTGCCTGAACGCCATACTCAAGGTCGGATTAGCAGATGATGAATCTAATGAAGAGACGCTTCACATTGAAAGAAggatatttttaacaccaCTTTCACTAAATGAAACTTCAAAATCTGCCAAAACTAACTCATCTAATCAGGATAAAGAAAAGAAACAAaaatttagtgttaaaaatgaatgGTACCTGAACGGAGAATCTAGCACATTAATCAATATAAAATCACATCATAAGAGATTGAACATACAGTTGGACAATTTACTTACATTTCTAGCACAGGCAAATGTCGGCAAATTTGCAGCAATGACGCAACAACAGCTGTTCAGATCAACATTAGAAgctattaattttaagttgGTAGATGAGCTAGATTACTTGGTTGATTTATCTCAAAAGTTAAAGTCAAAGGCGTTTGAGTCTAAACTATTGCAGGAACAACTTAATGCATCTAACCAGAAGTTATCGGAGCTTAAGATAATGAGCGATACACTGATGAAGATTAAAGATGCAACTCTGTATATGAACATTGTAAAGTTGAAGCTTAATCAAGTGagtttttactatttatattgaATTTTTAGTCTAAACTGAGTAACATAAAAAAGGCAAATGAAACGACCAGACGAAGAATAGGAGATACTAACAACGACATATACTCACGTGAAATTAAGTATAAGAAACTTCAAGCTAAGTACGAAAAGATACAGAGTTCAACAAGAAGTCTGCTAGAACTAGCTAAGAATAATATTGAGAAGGTCAATCAAATATTCCAAGCTGACAATTGCAGTATGACTGCTAACAATATGAATGATAGTGGACTAAATGAGCCAGTGCAAAAGGCATTTTACGACTCGCTGACAATGATTAATTCATTCTCAAATGAAGTTCAAAGATTTGAATCTACACGGCAAATTTCTGAAGACAGTGAACAAAGCCTACGAGAGAAAATAGAATCGTTGGACGAAGAAATCAATTCACTGAAATCTAAACTGTCCAATGATGATGAATTAGTGAGTTCAATAGCGGCGAACAAAATCAAGGAAGACTCAATTAGGTATAACTTAAGGAAATTTCAATCGAAAAGAGACTATGACCCAAGGGCATTACAGTATGAAGCACTCTTGAAGAATTTGTCATATACTAAGAGGGATATGATTATTAGGTACAACAGGTTTTGCGAAGCCAAATCAATAGAGCCAAAAAAGTTCATAGTTAACGACATAAAGGTCTCAGGAAAACTAAACTGTGCAATAGTGGAGAATCTCATTTGGAGTTACCTAGACTGCGTCCTATTACACAGTTCTGAAGTCGATGATAACCTTAAGTTAATCAAGGATTTTAAACTACCAACAGTGACTGCACCAGAGAAGAATAATGTTATGTGTCAAGTAACGGAGAAAATGAAGTCATATGGAGTAGTAAGGTTTGTTCACGAGCTAATCAATGCATCTGAGCCAACCATTCAAGTCTTATCAAGTCTGTGTGACATCAACGAAGCGTTCATAATTGATGAAAAGTTGTATAATAGGGTGTTTTTAGCAGATAAAAATAAGGCAAATTCAGAAAATCTTTTCTCGGAGTTTTACAAAACAATGTTAGAGGAGATTAGTCGTCAGACAGGTGCGAGAGTAAGTGAAATCAAGTATTTTGTTGGGAATAAGAAACACATTCACAAACATTTCTACAAGTCCAATTACTTTATGGATACGGAAATGGAAATTTCTAAGGATCCTAGGGTGATAGTAGATTTCGGAAACTACGGAAATGACTCTAGAAATGAAGAAATGGTGAGACTTGAAAATGAACTAGATGAGGTAAGAAGTATTCTGTATGACCTGAATAAGAAACTTAAGGAACAAAACGAGCTTAATGGTAATGTTACCAGAAAGATTTATGGTTTTACCAGACAAAAAATATCATTAGAAAGATCATTGAAAGCCATAATTACAAGTGATAACCAGAGTCTGTCAGGAAGGAATTGGAAGCAAGATTTGCAGAAGTTGAAAAAGAAAAGGTTAAATCAAATTACCAAATCTATTATCAGCACAGCAAACACATTGAAGATAAGAATACAAAATGCTGGTGAAGTGAGGAATATTCTGATAGAGGCAGGTGAATCATATGACGAATACTGTTCAAAAGTGGTTAACAACGATGAAATGAACAAAAACCTAGAAAATTCAAGGAAGGAACTAGATGATCTTAAGTCAACCCTAAGTCTTTTACAAAACACGTTTGAAGAACAGAAAGAAATGATTGAACGTTATAAGAGTACCATAAATGAAGTAAAAGAATCCATAAAGAATGCAGAACAGTTATTTGACTCTGATTTGTTTGAAGAGTCCACTAATAACTTCAATGACGTGAAGAAACAGTTTGAGAACAAGTTGACCAACTTAACAGATTCTGAACTAGAGAAGGAACTAATTAAGGCAGAAGAGCaggttaaaaaattggaaaCTGATGATTTTGAGGAGATTCAGCTTGTTAAGATGATCCAAGACGAAAGAACTCAGAAGGATAAGATTAAACAGAGCCTGTACGAAAACAGAATTGAAGTCTCAAACTCGAATGTGCAAATGAATGAAAGATATGCATTATGGGAGTCGAGTGTAAAACAATTAGTTGAAGAAATCGATTATAAGTTTGGACAGTATATGATGTATATAGGAGATGGATCGGGAGGTCAAGTCAGACTAGATGTAGATATGGATAATATCAAAGAAGCTAAGATGAgaattttagtaaaatttgataGAGAAAAGGATCTTCTACCTCTCACAACATCATATCAGTCAGGAGGAGAAAGAGGAGTAACGACAATGGTATACATTCTTTCAGTGCAGAACCTAACCAATAACCCGTTCTTCGTTATTGATGAAATCAACCAAGGACTTGACTCACATTATGAaagaaatttaatgaaattattattggCATCGTCAGAAAATAACACAGAATTTTCACAAGGGAAATCTACACCTCAATACTTCATATTAACACCCCAACTGATTTCAGGATATGACCTATCCAAGGCAACGCTTCATTTTCCACTAAATGGCCCAGGAATCGAACAAAACATtgaattatcaaattaattttaaataatgtgtaacataTTCCATACGATTTATATGTTTTAATTAACACCATCACAACTCGACATCAGCCGTGTAAATAGTTAGTTATAGAACAcatttcatttattattctacTTTTAGTAGATTTGTATGTTTAggaaaaattttaaattgtaattttaatttaaaaattttgtttttgATATTAAATTCACATTCGTTTAAGAAGGTTTGATCTAGATATTAAACGatcacacattttaatacaaataatgGTTTCAgcaattaaaatttaattttatttttttaaaaggGTTTTGATTTGTTATGATTTCCTCTAATTCAATctaaatttcaataatatacaatcACCTCCAAATATTTCAATTTCAAACGAATTTCTGTAATGactaatattaacaatGCTGTTGTTATGtaatgaaataaaacataaaaaaATTTCGTTACGATGGATAGTTCTAAAATCTTATGTGAATCTACTTCATTCTTCGCACTCAAGAAAACTATCGAccacattaatttaattacaAAGTATTACTGTAATGACAAATCAGTTCATTGGGACCAGGTAGTCAAATCTGCAAAAGAAACGCAAGAGTTTATTAACGCGGCTGTTAGTTCATCTTTCCCTAACGATAGCCTGCATCACTACTCACTATCATTACCTCCGCAAACTCCAACTAACATTCAAATCAGTAACCAACAATCGTTCaacttaaatattattcagAACAATCAGAATAACTTTTATCCGTTTTTTCCTCCGTATGAGAATGATGTAGAAGAACCACACGATCCGAATTTTTATGACCCACCTCTTGATCAAGATGAATATAAAGAAGATAAAGGTTCCGATTTTTATGATGAGGCTGAAGGCCCCAATTATTATGATGAACCTGAAGATCCAAATATATTTTCGCCATGTAAATGCCCTAATAATACCTTAGGGAATTCTTCGAGAAGACCGTCAGACTCTTCTAATGTATCAACTGAAGAAGGGTCAAGTGACTTTGGAACTGAGTTGGACTCTGGTTTACCGGAAATTGAAAGAGAAAAACAAAAAACAATAATAGTCGATATGGAGCCAGAGGAAAATGACAAGTCCGCACTACCTCCACTCGATGACCACTTGGCTAAATATAGGACTAACTAtatgaatattataaactCTAAATCACTTGATGAATTATACAGACCAGAGGAACCGGAGGTTTTAAACAGTAAATTTACGCATCTCTTTAACAGCAACTTCCCATTTAGCAAAGCAGTCCATGACATAAATAAAAGAGTTTTCAAACATAATACGTTTAGAGGAGTTCAGTTGCCGGCAATTAACGCTGTACTTCAAGGAAATGATTGTTTCGTAATGATGGCGACAGGTTTCGGTAAAAGCCACTGCTACCAACTCCCAGCGCTTCTACTTAATGGCACAGTTGTTGTGTTCTCACCACTACTCTCTCTCGTCGAAGACCAAATGAAGTCACTAAAAGCGAAAAACATTAATGCAGAAACTTTAAACTCTAAAACCACGATAACTGAGTATAGACGAATTTCAAGGTATTTTATGGATAATGACAGCGATTTCTCAAACGGAAGTATTCTTTTTATCACGCCCGAAAAGTTGGATAAGTCTAAGAAGGTGCTGGACATGCTGGAGAGGATGTATAGTATGAACAGGCTAAAGTTATTTGTAATTGACGAGGCGCACTGTGTTTCACAGTGGGGACATTCATTTAGAAAGGATTACAGGAAACTTTGCAACTTGAAGCCCATCTTCCCTAATGTTCCAATACTCGCAATGACTGCAACGGCAACGC
This region includes:
- a CDS encoding putative integral membrane protein, whose translation is MKYITTVFYGFLLFLIIAIDVKAKPYDSILRFIQSHSEEDENDEERDNDQDNEGEENEEGEEREDHEEPVKEEEDESHENENDEKPSTMIEEDKNKLEVADKPLVEEPKKNPSWVDEEDLISEFESSQSERAKDLTIKALQKRRAANSLRVYCEGIEQELEKAKKRTNGMKRLDKYKLTSQLESNLARAYLLYKQADLLDEKAQEANKSLEILHSNDKDKVILRDCNMLKIGPLSYSNRGDNVIHKTKEPLMAKLTGNSLVLYHNKLPQLTYYMVDVEMPTKPVESASRCLTFTYRGADQVFCSATEQSAHGWMNAITEAWFCKNLGIKGTLINLKKIESKKDEPISLLKHAVKEDKNKGLINMEVYVDDNKKTHLLVEGKEKPLSSISDIIDVNQIVKGN
- the SMC5 gene encoding AAA domain protein, whose translation is MRNGSIRYISMENWMAYTGPVVVHSSPGVNIIAASNGSGKSAIVCAIALSLGFDLSILSRADSITSFVKRGCLNAILKVGLADDESNEETLHIERRIFLTPLSLNETSKSAKTNSSNQDKEKKQKFSVKNEWYLNGESSTLINIKSHHKRLNIQLDNLLTFLAQANVGKFAAMTQQQLFRSTLEAINFKLVDELDYLVDLSQKLKSKAFESKLLQEQLNASNQKLSELKIMSDTLMKIKDATLYMNIVKLKLNQSKLSNIKKANETTRRRIGDTNNDIYSREIKYKKLQAKYEKIQSSTRSLLELAKNNIEKVNQIFQADNCSMTANNMNDSGLNEPVQKAFYDSLTMINSFSNEVQRFESTRQISEDSEQSLREKIESLDEEINSLKSKLSNDDELVSSIAANKIKEDSIRYNLRKFQSKRDYDPRALQYEALLKNLSYTKRDMIIRYNRFCEAKSIEPKKFIVNDIKVSGKLNCAIVENLIWSYLDCVLLHSSEVDDNLKLIKDFKLPTVTAPEKNNVMCQVTEKMKSYGVVRFVHELINASEPTIQVLSSLCDINEAFIIDEKLYNRVFLADKNKANSENLFSEFYKTMLEEISRQTGARVSEIKYFVGNKKHIHKHFYKSNYFMDTEMEISKDPRVIVDFGNYGNDSRNEEMVRLENELDEVRSILYDLNKKLKEQNELNGNVTRKIYGFTRQKISLERSLKAIITSDNQSLSGRNWKQDLQKLKKKRLNQITKSIISTANTLKIRIQNAGEVRNILIEAGESYDEYCSKVVNNDEMNKNLENSRKELDDLKSTLSLLQNTFEEQKEMIERYKSTINEVKESIKNAEQLFDSDLFEESTNNFNDVKKQFENKLTNLTDSELEKELIKAEEQVKKLETDDFEEIQLVKMIQDERTQKDKIKQSLYENRIEVSNSNVQMNERYALWESSVKQLVEEIDYKFGQYMMYIGDGSGGQVRLDVDMDNIKEAKMRILVKFDREKDLLPLTTSYQSGGERGVTTMVYILSVQNLTNNPFFVIDEINQGLDSHYERNLMKLLLASSENNTEFSQGKSTPQYFILTPQLISGYDLSKATLHFPLNGPGIEQNIELSN